A genomic stretch from Thermoprotei archaeon includes:
- a CDS encoding methylmalonyl-CoA mutase family protein, which yields MSLFNEDALNEIKKRLKAWEEETIKNDLIKYPERLPEFKNISGILLKRFYTPADIENYDYFEKLGFPGEYPFTRGIHATMYRGRIWTMRMFSGYGSPEYTNERLKFLLKHGETGLSLAFDFPTLLGLDADDPLSHGEVGVVGVSVSSLKDMEVIFDGIPMDQVTTNMTINPPAPILLSFYIVTAEKQGVKPDQIGGTTQNDNLKEFFAQKSYVFPPEAGLKISLDVIEYSAKYLPKWNPISISGYHIREAGGTALQELAFTIADGIEYVRVGIERGMDVDVFAPRLSFFFAAGTDLFEEVAKFRAARRMWAKIMKERFNAKKPRSMWMRFHTQTSGVTLTAQQPENNIIRVAIQALAAVLGGTQSLHTNSFDEAWALPSEKAVKIALRTQQVLAYESGSADVVDPLAGSYYVEWLTDKMEEEAWKIIDRIEKIGGMVEAIKRGIPQREINDSAYKFQKDVEEKRRIIVGVNAFVEEEKLEIPLLRFNQEEVEKHQIERLRKVKETRNKASVEWSLRELKSAAQRNENVIPYIIKAVRVYATLGEIMGTLKEVYGEWVETPLF from the coding sequence ATGTCTTTGTTCAATGAAGACGCTTTGAATGAAATTAAGAAGAGACTAAAAGCGTGGGAGGAGGAAACTATAAAAAATGATCTCATTAAATATCCTGAGCGTCTTCCTGAATTTAAGAATATATCAGGTATATTATTAAAGCGGTTTTATACACCAGCTGATATTGAAAATTATGATTATTTTGAGAAATTAGGTTTTCCAGGAGAGTATCCTTTCACGCGGGGAATACATGCAACCATGTATCGCGGAAGAATTTGGACTATGAGAATGTTTTCGGGTTATGGTAGTCCAGAATATACTAACGAAAGATTGAAATTCTTATTAAAGCATGGTGAAACTGGATTAAGCTTAGCTTTTGATTTCCCTACACTTTTAGGTCTTGATGCTGATGATCCGTTATCCCATGGAGAGGTAGGTGTTGTGGGCGTGTCTGTGAGTTCTTTAAAGGATATGGAGGTTATTTTTGATGGCATTCCCATGGATCAGGTCACCACTAACATGACTATTAACCCACCCGCTCCCATTTTACTTTCATTCTATATAGTGACTGCTGAAAAGCAAGGTGTAAAGCCTGATCAAATTGGTGGGACAACTCAAAACGATAACCTTAAAGAGTTCTTTGCGCAAAAAAGCTATGTGTTTCCTCCAGAGGCAGGTTTAAAAATTAGCCTTGATGTGATCGAATATAGTGCTAAGTATTTGCCAAAATGGAATCCAATAAGCATAAGCGGCTATCATATAAGAGAAGCTGGAGGAACAGCTCTTCAAGAATTAGCATTCACAATTGCTGATGGTATTGAATATGTGCGTGTAGGTATAGAAAGGGGTATGGATGTTGATGTGTTTGCTCCTAGGTTGAGTTTCTTTTTCGCTGCAGGTACTGACTTGTTTGAGGAGGTTGCTAAGTTCAGGGCGGCGAGAAGAATGTGGGCAAAAATAATGAAAGAACGATTCAACGCTAAAAAGCCGAGAAGTATGTGGATGAGATTTCATACTCAAACGTCTGGAGTTACACTTACTGCTCAACAACCAGAGAACAATATTATCAGAGTTGCAATACAAGCCTTAGCCGCTGTTCTTGGGGGAACACAAAGTTTGCACACGAATTCATTTGATGAAGCGTGGGCTTTACCTTCTGAGAAGGCAGTTAAGATTGCTCTGAGAACGCAACAAGTATTAGCTTATGAATCTGGCTCTGCTGATGTTGTGGATCCTTTAGCAGGTAGTTATTATGTTGAATGGTTAACGGATAAAATGGAGGAGGAGGCATGGAAAATTATAGATCGTATAGAGAAGATTGGCGGTATGGTAGAGGCTATTAAAAGAGGTATTCCGCAACGTGAAATAAACGATAGTGCTTATAAATTCCAAAAGGATGTTGAGGAAAAACGAAGAATTATTGTTGGTGTTAATGCTTTTGTTGAGGAGGAAAAGCTGGAAATACCGTTGCTTAGGTTTAACCAAGAGGAAGTGGAAAAGCATCAGATAGAGAGATTAAGAAAAGTAAAGGAGACAAGGAATAAGGCTTCAGTCGAGTGGAGTTTACGGGAGTTAAAATCTGCTGCTCAGAGAAATGAGAATGTGATACCGTATATTATTAAAGCTGTTAGAGTTTATGCTACTTTAGGTGAAATTATGGGTACATTGAAGGAGGTTTATGGAGAATGGGTAGAAACGCCTCTCTTTTAA
- a CDS encoding cobalamin B12-binding domain-containing protein, producing MGRNASLLSTQTELAPKRRIKVLVAKLGLDGHDRGAKVVARALKDAGMEVVYTGIRQTPEQVVNAAIQEDVDAIGISILSGAHMALIPRVMQMLKEKGIDDILVTVGGTIPTDDIVKLKSIGVAEVFIPGTPLSEIIEFIKNNVKRKQ from the coding sequence ATGGGTAGAAACGCCTCTCTTTTAAGCACTCAAACTGAGTTAGCTCCTAAACGTCGTATTAAAGTATTAGTTGCTAAGCTGGGTTTAGATGGTCATGATAGGGGCGCTAAGGTAGTTGCTAGAGCATTAAAAGATGCTGGTATGGAGGTTGTATATACTGGAATCAGACAAACACCTGAGCAGGTTGTAAATGCAGCAATCCAAGAAGATGTCGATGCTATAGGTATAAGCATATTGAGCGGTGCTCATATGGCATTAATACCAAGGGTTATGCAAATGTTAAAAGAGAAGGGAATTGATGATATTTTAGTTACTGTGGGTGGCACGATACCAACTGATGACATAGTAAAGCTAAAAAGTATAGGTGTTGCTGAAGTTTTTATTCCTGGCACGCCTCTTTCAGAAATTATAGAATTCATTAAGAATAACGTTAAAAGGAAACAATAA
- the meaB gene encoding methylmalonyl Co-A mutase-associated GTPase MeaB: MSALKGDQRSIARIISEVEYFNPSSSEILLELMKMSGYSHVIGITGAPGSGKSTLIARLIDEFRSKDLKVAVIAVDPSSPFSHGALMGNRIRMQKHATDPKVFIRSLATRGYRGGISAATLALVEVFDGLGYDKILIETIGVGQTDIDIMHAAHTIVVLVNPGTGDEIQALKAGIMEIGDIYVISKADKPEAEDAFKQVLFGIEGGILGQESDWKPTVLKVSAMMGQGIKELADKIDEHLEYAKKSNRFYQQIKSRRLQTLKSSLSWFIENKLEDSLKSNADLNNIIEQVKSGQESPYNAVLKIVKKLF, from the coding sequence ATGTCCGCTCTTAAGGGCGATCAGAGGTCTATAGCTAGAATAATATCTGAAGTTGAATATTTTAATCCCTCTAGTTCTGAAATTTTGCTCGAACTCATGAAAATGAGTGGATATTCTCATGTAATAGGCATCACTGGTGCTCCTGGGAGTGGCAAGAGCACTTTAATTGCTAGATTGATAGATGAGTTCAGGAGTAAGGATTTAAAAGTTGCAGTAATTGCTGTTGACCCCTCCAGTCCTTTTAGTCATGGTGCATTGATGGGTAATAGGATAAGAATGCAGAAGCACGCAACAGATCCAAAGGTGTTCATAAGGAGCTTAGCTACGCGAGGGTATAGAGGAGGCATCTCCGCTGCTACTTTAGCTTTAGTGGAAGTTTTCGATGGATTGGGTTATGACAAAATTCTTATAGAAACCATTGGTGTTGGGCAAACCGATATTGACATAATGCATGCTGCTCATACAATAGTGGTGCTTGTGAATCCAGGCACAGGAGATGAAATACAGGCATTAAAAGCTGGAATAATGGAAATTGGTGATATATATGTCATAAGTAAGGCTGATAAGCCAGAAGCCGAGGATGCGTTCAAACAAGTTTTGTTCGGAATAGAGGGTGGTATTCTTGGACAGGAATCAGATTGGAAGCCAACAGTGCTTAAAGTATCAGCAATGATGGGCCAAGGCATCAAAGAACTGGCTGATAAGATTGATGAACATTTAGAGTACGCGAAAAAGAGCAATAGATTCTATCAACAAATAAAGAGTAGAAGATTACAAACTTTAAAATCATCTTTAAGTTGGTTTATTGAAAATAAGTTAGAAGATTCATTAAAAAGTAATGCTGACCTTAATAATATAATAGAGCAAGTAAAGAGCGGCCAAGAATCTCCTTATAATGCCGTATTAAAAATTGTTAAAAAACTTTTCTAA
- a CDS encoding transposase, which produces MDSKDFDKVGGLLMTERELIITVKKRVEPKAEKWASFDVNLTNVTAFIGGEVKRYDLRELYHIHRVYEVKRQRMQKLSKIKPLTSKRLLEKYSKREKNRAKDFMHKLTTQIARELKEKNCGAILENLKGVKRRILNGSRKNNRKLSKWNARTFQLMLEYKLKWLNLPTKYVNPANSSKTCPACSGSMASYLGRIMKCEECGLTMDRDVVAVLNLQMRGIGFSPRAPNELIEREGLSRNKSNNSLCIPTQLRTPLCDELNKR; this is translated from the coding sequence GTGGATTCCAAAGACTTTGATAAAGTCGGTGGGCTACTTATGACTGAGAGGGAGTTGATAATTACAGTTAAGAAGAGGGTTGAGCCGAAGGCAGAAAAGTGGGCTTCCTTCGATGTGAACTTAACGAACGTGACGGCGTTCATAGGTGGCGAGGTCAAGCGCTATGACTTAAGAGAGCTCTACCACATTCATAGAGTTTATGAGGTAAAGCGGCAGAGGATGCAAAAGTTATCTAAGATTAAGCCTCTAACCTCAAAGAGACTATTAGAGAAGTACTCTAAGCGTGAGAAGAATAGGGCTAAAGACTTCATGCATAAACTAACCACGCAGATTGCGAGGGAGCTCAAGGAGAAGAACTGCGGAGCAATACTTGAAAACCTGAAAGGTGTAAAGAGACGAATCCTCAACGGCTCAAGGAAAAATAACAGAAAGCTCTCAAAGTGGAACGCAAGAACATTCCAACTCATGCTCGAATACAAGCTTAAATGGCTTAATTTACCAACAAAATACGTTAACCCAGCCAACTCGTCTAAAACCTGCCCAGCCTGCTCCGGAAGCATGGCTTCCTATCTGGGCAGGATAATGAAGTGCGAAGAATGCGGGTTAACAATGGATAGGGATGTTGTAGCGGTGTTGAACCTTCAGATGCGGGGAATTGGGTTCTCCCCGAGAGCCCCCAACGAATTAATCGAGAGGGAAGGGTTAAGTAGGAATAAAAGCAACAATTCACTATGCATTCCTACTCAACTCAGAACCCCATTATGTGACGAGTTAAATAAGCGCTGA
- a CDS encoding helix-turn-helix domain-containing protein, with amino-acid sequence MTSGDYEELLRPKDVAKIFNISVKTLWEWQRKGIIRAVRLPTGKLRYPKSEVERLWKQLKATGSQ; translated from the coding sequence ATGACGTCTGGAGATTACGAGGAACTGCTTAGACCAAAGGATGTTGCAAAGATATTCAACATCTCAGTTAAAACGCTCTGGGAGTGGCAAAGGAAAGGCATTATTAGAGCTGTTAGGCTCCCAACTGGCAAGCTGAGATATCCAAAGAGCGAAGTTGAAAGGCTATGGAAGCAGTTAAAAGCTACGGGATCCCAGTAG
- a CDS encoding alkaline phosphatase family protein, giving the protein MKLPSWIKKPKYEDSIATLPATICDILNVKALLGRPRLQRKLANVDIDDINKVVLYVVDSFGYNLFNSMKLELRKFGFPSYLFSPLLSVFPSTTTTAVTTLMTGYTPQEHGLIGYMLFLKEYGVIVDMIRLSPVYSKGSNVLIDFGLDPQKFLGVNTLHKILTNQGIENYIFIKKIYKDSGLSKILHTNGQVIPHLSLSDLYVQLRKMLENKKGEAAYFYMYWDSVDSLSHQYTAMSEENKAEVLNVFLMLKEEVINKLDPEVAKETLIIIVGDHGQSYVNKSNLVITNTHQRLLDMLDLPPTGETRVSYLYVKDSMEDDVIDYFERKFPDRFYIMRSKDALKRGFFGIGTPKEGLMDRIGDLIVLPKPGSGIIHLYEQRELEWERRGSHGGLTSDEMNVTLMISKFSELQKNSRRKTNSSSEMNY; this is encoded by the coding sequence ATGAAATTACCCAGCTGGATTAAGAAACCAAAATATGAGGACAGTATTGCTACTTTACCAGCGACCATTTGTGATATACTTAATGTTAAAGCATTACTAGGTAGGCCCCGTCTGCAACGTAAGTTAGCTAACGTTGATATTGATGATATTAATAAGGTTGTGCTATATGTTGTAGATTCATTCGGCTATAATTTGTTTAATAGTATGAAGCTAGAACTTAGGAAATTTGGTTTCCCATCATATCTTTTTAGTCCGCTTTTGTCAGTTTTTCCATCGACCACAACAACTGCTGTTACAACACTCATGACAGGTTATACGCCTCAAGAGCATGGATTAATCGGCTATATGTTATTTCTCAAAGAATATGGTGTTATAGTTGATATGATCAGATTGTCACCTGTTTATAGTAAAGGTAGCAATGTGTTGATAGATTTTGGATTGGATCCTCAAAAATTTCTTGGCGTGAATACTCTGCATAAAATTCTTACTAACCAAGGCATTGAGAATTATATATTCATTAAGAAGATTTATAAGGATTCTGGGCTCTCTAAAATACTACATACCAATGGTCAGGTCATTCCACACCTTTCACTATCTGATCTGTATGTGCAGCTTAGGAAGATGCTTGAAAACAAAAAAGGTGAAGCAGCGTACTTTTACATGTACTGGGATAGTGTAGATTCTCTTTCACACCAATATACTGCAATGTCAGAGGAAAATAAGGCAGAAGTGCTCAATGTCTTTTTAATGTTAAAGGAAGAAGTGATCAATAAGCTTGATCCTGAAGTAGCTAAAGAAACGTTAATTATCATCGTAGGTGATCATGGTCAAAGTTATGTAAACAAGTCTAACCTTGTTATAACTAACACTCATCAGAGATTGCTAGATATGCTCGATCTACCACCGACGGGTGAAACAAGAGTGTCTTATTTATACGTTAAGGATAGTATGGAAGATGATGTAATAGATTACTTTGAACGAAAATTTCCCGATCGTTTTTACATAATGCGATCTAAAGATGCTCTGAAAAGAGGATTCTTCGGCATTGGTACTCCTAAAGAAGGTTTAATGGACCGCATTGGTGATTTAATAGTTCTACCTAAACCTGGCAGTGGTATAATTCATCTTTATGAACAAAGAGAGCTTGAGTGGGAACGTAGAGGATCTCATGGAGGCTTAACATCAGATGAAATGAATGTAACATTAATGATATCAAAATTTTCAGAACTACAGAAAAATTCAAGAAGAAAAACTAATTCCAGTTCTGAGATGAATTACTAA
- a CDS encoding 30S ribosomal protein S30e: MPSHGSLTKAGKVRSATPKIPPKPKGKTIPRTRNRVRYFKRFIYPTLATAESTVPETET; encoded by the coding sequence TTGCCTTCACACGGAAGTCTAACTAAGGCTGGTAAAGTTCGATCTGCTACACCTAAAATACCTCCTAAACCAAAGGGTAAAACAATCCCCCGCACAAGAAACAGAGTACGTTATTTTAAGAGATTTATATATCCTACATTAGCTACCGCTGAGAGCACAGTACCTGAAACTGAAACATAA
- a CDS encoding amino acid ABC transporter ATP-binding protein translates to MTDTILKTIDLWVNYGKIDVIKGINMHVNKGERLIILGPSGSGKSTLLKSLILLIKPKRGRIYFNNIEITDKSIDINKIRQKIGFVFQNYNLFPHLTVLRNITLPLEIVKKIPKERAEEKALGVLDLVNLRMKAHSYPAELSGGQQQRVAIARALAMDPELLLLDEPTSALDPEFVDEVLEVLERIAKEGISMIVVTHELDFAMDVADRILFIDNGIIIEEGKPEELINNPKNERTKSFLKRIHKK, encoded by the coding sequence ATGACAGATACAATCCTCAAAACTATTGACCTGTGGGTAAATTATGGCAAAATAGATGTTATAAAGGGCATAAATATGCACGTAAATAAAGGTGAGAGATTAATAATACTTGGACCGAGCGGTTCTGGGAAATCCACCCTCCTTAAATCCCTCATACTGCTAATCAAACCAAAACGAGGCAGAATATATTTTAACAATATAGAAATAACCGATAAATCTATTGATATAAACAAGATACGACAAAAAATTGGTTTTGTCTTCCAAAATTACAATCTTTTCCCACACCTAACAGTCCTACGCAATATTACCCTCCCTCTCGAGATCGTTAAGAAAATTCCTAAAGAACGAGCCGAAGAAAAAGCATTAGGAGTGCTCGATCTAGTTAATCTCAGGATGAAAGCCCACTCATATCCTGCCGAGCTCAGTGGAGGACAACAACAAAGAGTTGCAATAGCAAGAGCACTAGCAATGGATCCAGAATTGTTATTATTAGATGAACCCACATCGGCATTAGATCCAGAATTTGTTGATGAAGTACTTGAAGTATTAGAGCGCATAGCAAAAGAAGGCATAAGCATGATAGTAGTTACCCACGAACTAGATTTTGCAATGGACGTAGCAGATAGAATACTTTTCATAGATAACGGTATTATAATAGAAGAAGGAAAACCAGAAGAATTAATTAATAACCCAAAAAACGAAAGAACAAAGTCATTCTTGAAGAGAATACATAAAAAATAG
- a CDS encoding amino acid ABC transporter permease produces MVDLPFIESTLAYLLTGLTITLEISLIGFAIGFLLSAFMTPIRMFGGRFLGNIVTSYIEALRGTPLLVQIFFVYFGLPYIGIKFDPITAGILTLGLNSAAYQAEILRGSINAIPVEQYYSSQSLGMKPFHMYRYVILPQAVRYAIPALMNELVTLIKESSLVSVIGVAELTRKGEYIVATTFRAFEVYLLVALVYFIVCYALVKISKIIEIKIKIPGYMPRRL; encoded by the coding sequence ATGGTAGATCTCCCATTTATTGAAAGTACTCTTGCATATTTACTTACGGGATTAACTATAACATTGGAGATAAGTTTAATAGGTTTCGCAATAGGTTTTCTTTTAAGCGCATTTATGACACCTATAAGAATGTTTGGTGGAAGATTTTTAGGAAATATTGTTACATCATACATAGAAGCACTTAGAGGAACACCATTATTAGTACAAATATTTTTTGTTTATTTTGGATTACCATACATAGGAATAAAATTCGATCCTATAACAGCTGGCATACTTACATTGGGTCTTAATAGTGCTGCGTACCAAGCTGAGATCTTGCGTGGATCAATAAATGCCATACCAGTTGAACAATATTATTCTTCACAATCATTAGGTATGAAACCATTTCACATGTATAGGTACGTTATCTTACCTCAGGCAGTAAGGTATGCAATACCAGCTCTTATGAATGAATTAGTCACATTGATAAAAGAAAGTTCACTGGTCTCTGTAATAGGAGTTGCTGAACTTACGCGAAAAGGAGAATATATAGTTGCAACAACATTCCGAGCATTTGAGGTATATTTACTGGTCGCATTAGTATACTTCATAGTATGTTATGCATTAGTCAAAATATCGAAAATCATCGAGATAAAAATAAAAATTCCAGGCTATATGCCGAGGAGATTATGA
- a CDS encoding ABC transporter substrate-binding protein yields MNVPKINILTVIVLLVLVIIGTYIYAMSTVSQQPKQVSKLEQIKQRGKLIVGTSADWPPYEYIAKNGSYAGFDIIIAKRIAEYLNVSLEIKDMKFAELIAAIQGGQIDMAIAGMAATAAREKVVDFSIPYLTAVAVIMVPQVSPIKTINDLYGKKVGVQLGSIQEEWAKDNLEKPGKATVISYNLVYPDMILALKRGDVDAIIINNLPADAISRKDPSLIVVGTVPGTMEYTAIALPKGASDFKLAVDTALEQLRDSGKLDQIISNEVSAWLFSS; encoded by the coding sequence ATGAACGTACCAAAAATAAACATCCTTACTGTAATAGTTCTACTAGTATTAGTCATAATAGGCACATACATATATGCAATGAGCACAGTATCACAACAGCCAAAACAAGTTTCAAAGCTTGAACAAATTAAACAGAGAGGAAAACTGATTGTCGGTACTAGTGCCGATTGGCCTCCATACGAATATATCGCTAAAAATGGCAGTTATGCAGGTTTTGATATTATTATAGCAAAAAGAATAGCAGAATACTTAAACGTATCTTTGGAAATCAAAGACATGAAATTTGCAGAATTAATAGCTGCAATACAAGGAGGACAAATTGACATGGCTATAGCCGGAATGGCTGCAACTGCTGCACGAGAAAAAGTTGTAGATTTCTCTATTCCTTATCTCACAGCAGTAGCGGTGATTATGGTTCCGCAAGTCAGTCCTATAAAGACAATAAACGATCTGTATGGTAAAAAAGTTGGGGTGCAATTAGGTAGTATACAAGAAGAATGGGCCAAAGATAACCTTGAAAAGCCTGGAAAAGCGACTGTTATCTCATACAACCTAGTTTATCCTGATATGATATTAGCATTAAAAAGAGGAGACGTGGACGCAATAATAATTAATAACCTACCTGCTGACGCAATCTCAAGAAAAGATCCAAGCCTGATTGTAGTGGGAACAGTCCCTGGAACTATGGAATATACTGCAATCGCATTGCCTAAAGGAGCTTCAGATTTTAAATTAGCAGTTGATACAGCTTTAGAACAGTTAAGAGATTCTGGTAAATTAGATCAGATAATAAGCAATGAAGTTAGCGCATGGCTTTTTAGCAGTTAA
- a CDS encoding succinate dehydrogenase iron-sulfur subunit: MTTVSEAIKTRPEESATETKQATKGIIFKIFRFIPEKDEKPRLEEYKVPAYKGMTVLDALFYIKENIDHSLAYRHSCRMGICGSCGMLINGLPRLACQTQVFELNSDTIEIRPLPNYPIIRDLATDFTNFFTKHKSVKPFIIREDREEQENPAGEYLQTPEQHLLYMQFTYCIKCGLCNAACPIMATDDLFIGPQALAQAYRYTVDNRDQGAGERILILDNPHGVWRCHFAGSCSAVCPKGVDPALAIQLLKRIVISESLGIKKVKNKTEIKPISKEHKPNPKIPEPPPRTVK, translated from the coding sequence ATGACAACAGTGTCAGAGGCAATAAAAACAAGACCAGAAGAAAGCGCGACTGAAACAAAGCAAGCGACAAAAGGAATCATATTTAAGATATTCAGATTTATTCCTGAAAAAGATGAAAAACCAAGACTTGAGGAATATAAAGTACCTGCCTATAAGGGAATGACTGTTTTAGATGCATTATTTTATATAAAAGAAAACATAGATCACTCACTCGCATATAGACACTCTTGCAGGATGGGGATCTGCGGTTCTTGTGGAATGTTAATCAATGGACTTCCTAGATTAGCATGCCAAACACAAGTTTTTGAATTAAATTCAGATACAATCGAGATTAGGCCATTACCCAATTATCCAATAATAAGAGATTTAGCAACAGATTTCACAAACTTTTTCACTAAACATAAGAGTGTTAAACCATTTATAATAAGAGAAGATCGCGAGGAACAAGAAAACCCAGCAGGTGAATACCTACAGACACCCGAACAACATCTACTTTACATGCAATTCACATATTGTATAAAGTGTGGACTTTGCAATGCTGCATGCCCAATCATGGCTACTGATGATCTCTTTATAGGACCACAAGCATTAGCACAAGCATACCGGTATACTGTTGATAATAGAGATCAAGGGGCAGGAGAGAGAATCCTAATACTCGATAATCCTCACGGAGTATGGAGATGCCATTTTGCAGGCAGCTGCAGTGCAGTATGTCCAAAGGGTGTAGATCCAGCATTAGCAATACAATTACTAAAAAGAATAGTTATATCAGAAAGTCTGGGAATAAAGAAGGTTAAAAACAAAACAGAAATAAAGCCCATATCTAAAGAACATAAACCTAATCCAAAAATCCCAGAACCACCGCCAAGGACAGTAAAATAA
- a CDS encoding succinate dehydrogenase — MDKENIKSYKNVAVPKVIPKYKLGLKAWFTPFKFNFERWMYTLHRVTGVILVVYLYMHIYVTSIRLWGGSEWTGLMTTFENPINYTGEIIVIASLALHGANGIRLILAELGYTIGKPIRPEYPYKPRSLKSSQRIIAIILMIIAGIIILGTLMEYLFYLR, encoded by the coding sequence ATGGATAAAGAAAATATAAAATCATATAAAAATGTAGCAGTACCAAAAGTTATTCCGAAATATAAATTAGGATTAAAAGCTTGGTTCACTCCTTTTAAATTTAATTTTGAAAGATGGATGTATACATTGCATAGAGTGACCGGTGTAATATTAGTAGTATATCTTTACATGCATATTTATGTAACAAGTATTCGTCTTTGGGGAGGATCTGAATGGACCGGCCTCATGACAACGTTTGAAAATCCAATAAACTATACTGGGGAAATTATAGTAATAGCATCGCTAGCACTACATGGTGCAAACGGAATTAGATTAATACTTGCAGAGCTTGGATATACTATAGGAAAACCAATAAGACCTGAATATCCATATAAACCACGATCACTAAAAAGTTCGCAAAGAATTATTGCAATAATATTAATGATAATAGCTGGAATAATAATACTCGGTACATTAATGGAATACTTATTCTATCTGAGGTGA